TGAGTCATCTTGCCACAGACTCCAGTTAGATACCTTTATAGTCGCATGTTTCTTCAGGATTTTATTTCTGCTCCCTATAACCTCCTTAAAATTCATTGTTTTAGCAAGTATTCATCACAAATGTGAAGTTTTTCATTGAAGTCTTAATACTCTTCTTACATATCATTGTATTTGGTAACTATATTACACTATGTTGCATTTATTATAGTATTTTCTTGTCTGGTCCTATCAAATCTGGTCTAAAAACTCTTGTCTAACATacaaactgtctttttttttctttttagcattacATGTATCAAATGCCTTAATACTAATGAATATATGAATTGCTATTTATATTCTAGACTTGTTACctctgatatttttgttttccacCTTTTTAACAGGTCCAACGGACCAGGCAACTGGTAACTTCACCAAGTCCAATGAGTTCTTCTGATGGCAAAGTTCTTCCCCTCAATGTACAGGTGGTCACTCAGCACATGCAGTCTGTGAAGCAGGCACCAAAGACTCCTCAGCACGTCCCAGCCAGTCCTGGGGGGGATCGCTCTGCCCGTCACCGCTACCCTCAGATCTTACCCAAACCAGCCAACACCAGTGCCCTCACCATCCGCTCTCCAACCACTGTCCTCTTTACTAGTAGTCCCATCAAAACCGCTGTTGTACCCACGTCACACGTGAGTTCTCTAAATGTGGTGAAAATGACAGCAATATCGCTCACACCCAGCAACAGTAGTGCCCCTCTGAAACACTCTGCCTCAGTAAACAGTGCTGCAGGAACAACTGACGAATCAAGGACCATTCCACAGATCAAGAATGGTTCTGTTGTTTCACTTCAGTCTCCTGGATCCAGGACCAGCAGCACCGGGGGACCATCTGCTGTGGAAGTCAAAATGGAACCTGAGATGTCATCAGATGAGCATCCTGTACAGTGCCAAGAGAACTCTGATGGGGCTGACGTGCCCAAAACAACACCTAGTGCCCTCTCGGGGCAGAAAAGTAATACAGAGGGAGTAGTGCAAAAACCTTCCAATGAAGGTgttaatgaaataaaagcaaCTAAGGTCTGTGACCAGAGGACCAAATGTAAAAATCGCTGTAATGAAATTCTGCCAGGCACTTCAACAGGCAATAATCAAAGCACTATCACTCTCTCAGTTGCCACTCAGAACTTAACTTTCACCAGCACCAGCTCACCATCTAATGGTGACTCAATAAATAAAGACCCTAAATTATGCACTAAAAGTCCAAGAAAGCGGCTGTCTTCTGCATTGCAAGAGTCCCAGGTGCCTCCTGTAAAGAAACCAATTGTGGAACAGCTTTCTGCAGTTATCTCGGAAGGTCAGAAACCAGGCAGTGTTAAGAAGGACCAAAAGGTTCCACATTCAGGGAAAACAGAAAGTTCAGCAGCAGGTTCTCAGATTCCTAGCAAGGTATCAACAAATGTTAACTCGCACGTAGTGGCAAGTCAACCCGTGAATTCCTCTGCTCTTGTTACCAGTGATTTAGCTTCAGAACAGCAAACCACGCCATCATCATCTCCAGATATAAAAGTAAAGCTTGAAGGCAGTGTCTTTCTCTTGGACAGTGATTCAAAATCGCATGGCAGCTTTAATCCAAATGAATGGCAACAGGTCACTAAGGATTCTGAGTTTCTATCTGCCGGCTGTGAACAACAGCAAGGTATCAGTGTCATGACAGTTCCTGAGCACTCTGATATCAATGACTTAGAGAAGTCTGTTTGGGAATTAGAAGGAATGCCACAGGGCACGTATTCCCAGCAACTACACAGCCAGATGCAAGAATCTTCTCTGAGTCAAATGCAAGCACAGTCTTCAGATCAGTTACCTCTACAGTCCGAACTGAAGGAGTTCGAGCCTTCTGTTTCCCAAGCAAATGAAAGCTACTTTCCTTTCGATGAGGAGCTTACCCAGGACAGTATTGTAGAGGAGCTGGTACTCATGGAACAGCAGATGTCAATGAACAATTCCCATGCTTACGGTAACTGTTTGGGAATGACCCTTCAGAGTCAGTCTGTAACTCCAGGCGCTCCAGCGTCATCTCACGCCCCCAGCACCCACTTCTACCACCCCATCCGTAGCAATGGCACCCCgatccccaccccaaccccaacccccaccccaaccccaacccccacccccacccccacccccacatctGAAGTGGTTGCTGGGTCTCAGAGCCTGTCACGGGAGAGCCCTTGCTCCAGGTTGGCCCAGACCACGCCCGTGGATAGTGCTTTAGGAAGTAGCCGACACACACCCATCGGTACTCCCCATTCTAACTGCAGCAGCAGTGTCCCTCCCAGCCCCGTGGAATGCAGGAATCCATTTGCATTTACCCCAATAAGCTCCAGTATGGCATATCACGACGCCAGCATTGTCTCAAGTAGTCCTGTGAAACCGATGCAGAGACCCATGGCCACACACCCCGACAAAACCAAGCTTGAATGGATGAATAATGGGTATAGTGGGGTCGGTAATTCATCCGTTTCTGGCCATGGCATTCTCCCAAGCTATCAGGAACTAGTGGAAGACCGTTTCAGGAAACCTCATGCTTTTGCTGTGCCTGGACAGTCTTACCAGTCTCAATCCAGACATCATGACACTCATTTTGGTCGTCTGACTCCTGTCTCTCCTGTGCAGCATCAAGGTGCCACTGTAAGTAACACCAACAAACAGGAGGGCTTTGCGGTCCCTGCCCCTCTTGATAATAAAGGAACTAATTCTTCGGCCAGCAGCAACTTCCGGTGCCGAAGCGTGAGCCCTGCTGTTCATCGCCAACGTAATCTTAGTGGAAGCACCCTCTACCCAGTATCTAATATCCCCCGATCTAATGTGACCCCCTTTGGAAGTCCAGTAACCCCTGAAGTTCATGTTTTCACAAACGTT
This sequence is a window from Mesoplodon densirostris isolate mMesDen1 chromosome 4, mMesDen1 primary haplotype, whole genome shotgun sequence. Protein-coding genes within it:
- the RFX7 gene encoding DNA-binding protein RFX7, translating into MAEEQQQPPPQQPDAHQQPPPSAPNSGVALPALVPGLPGTEASALQHRIKNSICKTIQSKVDCILQEVEKFTDLEKLYLYLQLPSGLSNGEKSDQNAMSSSRAQQMHAFSWIRNTLEEHPETSLPKQEVYDEYKSYCDNLGYHPLSAADFGKIMKNVFPNMKARRLGTRGKSKYCYSGLRKKAFVHMPTLPNLDFHKTGDGLEGAEPSGQLQNIDEEVITSACRLVCEWAQKVLSQPFDTVLELARFLVKSHYIGTKSMAALTVMAAAPPGIKGITQPSAFIPTAESNSFQPQVKTLPSPIDAKQQLQRKIQKKQQEQKLQSPLPGESSAKKSEGATTNGVTSLSNGNPAILSPQPIGIVVAAVPSPIPVQRTRQLVTSPSPMSSSDGKVLPLNVQVVTQHMQSVKQAPKTPQHVPASPGGDRSARHRYPQILPKPANTSALTIRSPTTVLFTSSPIKTAVVPTSHVSSLNVVKMTAISLTPSNSSAPLKHSASVNSAAGTTDESRTIPQIKNGSVVSLQSPGSRTSSTGGPSAVEVKMEPEMSSDEHPVQCQENSDGADVPKTTPSALSGQKSNTEGVVQKPSNEGVNEIKATKVCDQRTKCKNRCNEILPGTSTGNNQSTITLSVATQNLTFTSTSSPSNGDSINKDPKLCTKSPRKRLSSALQESQVPPVKKPIVEQLSAVISEGQKPGSVKKDQKVPHSGKTESSAAGSQIPSKVSTNVNSHVVASQPVNSSALVTSDLASEQQTTPSSSPDIKVKLEGSVFLLDSDSKSHGSFNPNEWQQVTKDSEFLSAGCEQQQGISVMTVPEHSDINDLEKSVWELEGMPQGTYSQQLHSQMQESSLSQMQAQSSDQLPLQSELKEFEPSVSQANESYFPFDEELTQDSIVEELVLMEQQMSMNNSHAYGNCLGMTLQSQSVTPGAPASSHAPSTHFYHPIRSNGTPIPTPTPTPTPTPTPTPTPTPTSEVVAGSQSLSRESPCSRLAQTTPVDSALGSSRHTPIGTPHSNCSSSVPPSPVECRNPFAFTPISSSMAYHDASIVSSSPVKPMQRPMATHPDKTKLEWMNNGYSGVGNSSVSGHGILPSYQELVEDRFRKPHAFAVPGQSYQSQSRHHDTHFGRLTPVSPVQHQGATVSNTNKQEGFAVPAPLDNKGTNSSASSNFRCRSVSPAVHRQRNLSGSTLYPVSNIPRSNVTPFGSPVTPEVHVFTNVHTDACANNIAQRSQSVPLTVMMQTAFPNALQKQTNSKKITNVLLSKLDSDNDDAVRGLGMNNLPSNYTARMNLTQILETSTVFPSANPQNMIDSSTSIYEFQAPSYLTKSNSTDQISFSPGDNQAQSEIGEQQLDFSSTVKDLLSGDSLQTNQQLVGQVASDLTNPASDFSSDIRLSSELSGSINDLNALDPNLLFDPGRQQGQDDEATLEELKNDPLFQQICSESMSSMTSSGFEWIESKDHPTVEMLG